In Streptomyces sp. NBC_01381, the sequence CCATGGGGATCGACTCGCTCGACAATGTGCCGCGGCGGGTCAAGTCCATCGAGAGCTCCTCCGGCGCGGGCGAGTTGCACGCGATGATGCTCGACATGAAGCGCACCTTCGACGAGATCGTCGAGGCGCACGCGGACAAGGAGCGGGCGAGCGCGATCCTCAACAACCCCTTCTACCAGTCGCTTTCGGCGGGCTTCGCGGGCACGCAGGAGTACATGGCGATGGAGAAGCTGGGGCAGCTGCGCTCCCGCGACGAGTGGGATCTGATCGTCGTCGACACCCCGCCCTCGCGCTCGGCCCTCGACTTCCTTGACGCTCCGAAGCGCCTCGGTTCGTTCCTGGACGGGAAGCTGATCCGGCTGCTCATGGCTCCCGCGAAGGTGGGCGGCCGGGCCGGGATGAAGTTCCTGAACGTGGGCATGTCGATGATGACGGGGGCCCTGGGCAAGCTGCTCGGCGGTCAACTGCTGCGTGACGTGCAGACGTTCGTGGCCGCGATGGACACCATGTTCGGCGGTTTCCGCACCCGCGCGGACGCCACGTACCGGCTGCTGCAGGCGCCCGGCACGGCGTTCCTCGTGGTGGCGTCGCCGGAGCGGGACGCTCTGCGGGAGGCGGCGTACTTCGTGGAGCGGCTGGCCGCCGACGACATGCCGCTCGCCGGTCTCGTGCTGAACCGGGTGCACAGCAGCGGCGCCGCCCGGCTTACGGCCGAGCGGGCACTTGCTGCCGCGGAAAATCTTGATGAGAGCCGCATTGTGGATCAGGGGGACGGGAAGGTTGGAGGGCGTACCTCCTACGAGGCTCTCGCCGACTCCCCCGAGACTCCCGAGACCTCCGAGACTCCCAAGACATCCGAAAGCCCTGAGAATCCCGCACCTTCTGAACTTCATGAGCGGTCGCTGCTTGATGAGCCGTCGGCCGAGCCGCTGCCGGCCCCGCGGTCGGCCACAGAGCCGTCCGTCGAGCAGCTGACCGCCGGTCTGCTGCGGCTGCACGCCGAACGTATGCAGTTGCTCGCGCGCGAACAGCGCACACGCGACCGTTTCACCGCGCTCCACCCCGAGGTGGCCGTGGCCGAAGTGACCGCTCTGCCGGGCGATGTGCATGACCTGGCAGGCCTTCGGGCCATCGGGGACCGGCTCGCGGCCGGTGCTGATGGTGATCCGGCCGGAGCTGCCTGAGCAGCGGGTCTATCCCACTGCCGCGGTGGTTCGTCCCACCCG encodes:
- a CDS encoding ArsA family ATPase, whose protein sequence is MTTSDPARTPDPARTDPVRPLDPARSLDVDRLLDDPKTRIVVCCGSGGVGKTTTAAALGLRAAERGRKVVVLTIDPARRLAQSMGIDSLDNVPRRVKSIESSSGAGELHAMMLDMKRTFDEIVEAHADKERASAILNNPFYQSLSAGFAGTQEYMAMEKLGQLRSRDEWDLIVVDTPPSRSALDFLDAPKRLGSFLDGKLIRLLMAPAKVGGRAGMKFLNVGMSMMTGALGKLLGGQLLRDVQTFVAAMDTMFGGFRTRADATYRLLQAPGTAFLVVASPERDALREAAYFVERLAADDMPLAGLVLNRVHSSGAARLTAERALAAAENLDESRIVDQGDGKVGGRTSYEALADSPETPETSETPKTSESPENPAPSELHERSLLDEPSAEPLPAPRSATEPSVEQLTAGLLRLHAERMQLLAREQRTRDRFTALHPEVAVAEVTALPGDVHDLAGLRAIGDRLAAGADGDPAGAA